GCAGTACGCTGGAAGCCACGCTCGAACGTTACGAGGAGGACCTCACCCGCATCGAGGTGCACTTGCGCGACGAGAACGGAGCCAAACCCGGTCCGCATGACAAACGTTGCCAGATGGAGGCTCGCCCCAAAGGCCACCAACCGATTTCCGTGACCCACACCGCCACTTCGCTGGACCAGGCGGTCGACGGTGCTGCCAGCAAGCTGAACAATGCACTGGAGCACTTCTACGGCAAACTGCGCAGCAAGCGCGGGGTCCTGGAGCTGAATGACCCGGACGCCTGATTCACACCATGAACAACAACGCCCGGCCATGTGCCGGGCGTTTTCGTAAGTGGCGTCAGTACTTGACTGCCTGCAACAACGGTTGCGGGAACAGATTGTCCAGGGTTTCCAACAAGCGTGCGTAGTAGATAGGCTTGCGGAAGAAATCCAGCACCTGCAGGCGCAGCAGGTCACTGACATCATCGGCACCGGCATGGCCCGACATGACAATCACGGGTAGGTGCTGGCGTTCACAATGGTCGCGCAAGCGCTTGATCAGACCGATGCCGCTTTCTTCCGGCATGCGAAGGTCAGTGATGACCAACGCAACGTCAGGATTCAGGGTGAGCAGCTGCATGGCCGTTTTTACCGAGCCGGCGGCAAGGCAGCAGTAACCTTCGTTTTCCAGCAGTTCGGCGAGCTCCTGCAGGTGCTCTTCCTCGTCATCCACCAAAAGAATCTGCTGACGCGAGAAAGAGTTCTGCATGGGTGGCTCCTGTTCATCCAATCAGACGTTGGCGATACCCGCAGGTGCACGTTGGGCTTACAGAATTGCCTGAATCTTGGTGAACATTGCGGTGATCTGTGTCGAGATCGGGGTGACGAAGCCCGCAAGCACCACCGCGACCATCGCCGCGATGACCGCATACTCGATACCCGAAGCGCCGTCTTCACGACGCAGGAATTGCTTGCAGTGACGGATGATCTTTTTCATGACCAGCTCCTTGCGGCGGCGTCGCCGGCGACAGTGGTATCAAAGTGACTCCTTTGTGCCATCAAAGAATCGCCAAGCTGGTGGCAACTGCAAACATAAAAAAGCATTAATCACTTAGTGATACTCCTAAAGATGTAATCCCCTTTTGTCACTTAACCATCTGTTTTTATTGGTTTTGACTGCAAGCGTTAAAAAAATCTGTTGGCCTCAATGGCGAAAAGCGATGACTGCACTAACGTGCAATAGCGAAATAGTGACTTTTTGCCAGCGCTCGTTCCACGCAGGGAGGCCAGAAATGAGCAGTCGCATGACCATGATCCTGGCTGCACTTTTCCT
The Pseudomonas sp. KU43P genome window above contains:
- a CDS encoding HPF/RaiA family ribosome-associated protein → MQIQVNSSNHIEGNIRLNEWVRSTLEATLERYEEDLTRIEVHLRDENGAKPGPHDKRCQMEARPKGHQPISVTHTATSLDQAVDGAASKLNNALEHFYGKLRSKRGVLELNDPDA
- a CDS encoding Flp family type IVb pilin, coding for MKKIIRHCKQFLRREDGASGIEYAVIAAMVAVVLAGFVTPISTQITAMFTKIQAIL
- a CDS encoding response regulator, with product MQNSFSRQQILLVDDEEEHLQELAELLENEGYCCLAAGSVKTAMQLLTLNPDVALVITDLRMPEESGIGLIKRLRDHCERQHLPVIVMSGHAGADDVSDLLRLQVLDFFRKPIYYARLLETLDNLFPQPLLQAVKY